The genome window TTTGGATTCAATTTCCAAATTATTAAATTTCCATTTATTTAAGTTTGTGTTTTTATGGCTTTAGAACTTGTCTAATTTAAACATTGGACATTTGTATTATGAATAAACCAGGGAATCTGGAAAACAGATTTTCTATAAGGAGTATATAAAATGAAAGTTAATCAAAAAATTATATTAGCTGCACCTGCGAGGACTCCATTCGCGCAGATCGGAAAAGCACTTGCAAAGTATGAAGGTCATCATCTTGGTCGCTTGGTTGGTGCTGAAGTAATGAAGAGGAGTGGTTTGAAACCATCTGACATCGACGGCGTTATTGTTGGTGAAGGATTTGCGAGCGCTCCAAATTCAGCTCGAGTAATAGCAAATCTATTGGGCCTTCCAATGGAGATTCCTTGTATAACTCTTGCGAACAATTGTGTATCAGGACTGGAAGCAGTTGCTGAAGCCACTCGTCGAATTCTGTTAGATGAAGGAAAAGTTTTTCTTGTGATCGGAGAAGAATCCCAAACTTCCATGCCATTTGTTGTTAAGAATGCAAGACTTAACAAAAAGACAAATAGCTTAGATAGTTTAAAGAAACTTTTACCTGACAATCTTCCTGAAGATGTTCAACTTCGTGATACCTTGGAAGATGGCTTGGGTGATGGTGAAACAAGTTTTGGTATGCAGGTAACAGCAGAAATCTTGGCTCAAAACTATGGGCTCAGCCGTGAGATTCAAGATAAAGTAGCATTTGAATCTTTCAAGCGTGCATTTGAAGCAACAGGCGAAGGCAAATACAAACCTTATATCATGGAAATGACAGATGACGAAGGCAATAAATTGCAAGCTGACGAAGCAGTTCTGTTACGCGAGGGCTTGGTAAAGAATCCGACACGTATGGGACGAGCTATGCTGATGTTTGAAAATCCGCAGATGAAGTTTGATCAGTTCAAAGAAAAATATAAAAGTTATCTTAAGAAAACTCATGGTCCAACTCTATCGATATTCAATGCAAGTCCAAGATCAGATGGCGCGGCTGGACTTATTGTTGCATCGGCTGATAAAGCAAAAGAACTTGGACTCAATGCACTTGCGACAATTTCTGGTTTTAAAATGAAAGGTGTTGACCCAAATCTTATGGGACTTGGTCAAGCTGAAGCGACGATAGCTTTGTTAGATGAGATTGGTGAGAAAATAGAAAATATAGATATTATCGAAATACATGAAGCCTTTGCAGCAACTGCAGTGGCTGCACTCGAGGAAATCAAAGCCCGAACTGGTTTGGATTGGGAGAAAAAATTCGATGATAAAAAAATCAATCCCAATGGTGGGTCAATTGCAATTGGACATCCTTTTGGTGCAACAGGAGTTAGGTTGCTCCACAATGCATTCATGGATTTTGAAGAGAATCCGTCCGTGAAGAAAGTTCTTGTGACTGCTTGTGCACATGGCGGAATTGCAGGATCAATGGTGGTAGAGCGAGCTTAATTGTAGCGAATGAAAGGATACGGAATGGAACTGAATCAGTACATTCCGTATTCTAGAATAATGACAATGTCTCCTTGTTCGAAATTCAAGGAGACCATTTTCCCAGCTTTTTATTTCGATCTTTTTATTTATTTTTCGTACGTTCAATTAAGCTCTATAGTTTGATCTTAGGACATTTTTTATTGATAAATTTCAACATCTCTTCTGTGTTACTGTATAGAAGTATCACTTCGTCTCGGTCTTTTGGATCTGGTTTGAAAACATCCTTTACTTTGATTGCACAGCTGTTCCCATATCCATCATAAATAGCTGCATTGCGATTCATCTGAGAAATGGGTTGTTCTCCTAAACGAAAACCATAATCAATTAGAATATTGCCTGGCTTAGGTTTGATATTGATTCCTCCATTAATTTTTGCTAATGTATCAATATGAGTAAGTGGCTCAAATGAAATCTCATAACCTTCAATTTCACTGATCAGGCCAGATTCGAAATTGGCTTTCAAGTTAAGACCTGATGGACTCTTCATAGAAATTTCTTCATCATTGCTAGAAGATAAATCGATTAATGTTTCTGAAAATGGAATCAAATGAACGGTCTTAGCCCCGGTGGATTTTGATAGTTTTTTATGGTCTGACGTTCCTACAAAAAAATGAATCATGCCGTTATTAAATATAGTTGCAGTTCGTGTGCGAGTCTCATTTTTTCTATAGAATTCAAAACTATGTTCAATAACTAATGCACATCCTAATTTTCGATGACTGTAAGTCGAGATTTTGAGATTATTCTTTTCTAAGCTAGCATCACATTTCTCTGTAGAATGAATGGATAAATTGAAAAAGAATAGAACCAAACAAAAAACTAAAATACTTGCAACTTTAAGAATATGCGAATTTATTTGATAAATCTTTTTTTGGAAACTGAAAAGGGTAAAAAATTTAGAAATCTTCATAGGAATAGTAATTTATTAACTAATTATTGAATTGTCAAGTGCAGTTCTATGTTTTTGCAATTTTTACATTCCGTAATTTTCTAATAGTCTTTCGCGCCGAAGGCTATCCATCATTTGAGCAGATATAAAAAGTGAAATAAAAATTCTCCATAAATTATTGATATCATGTGCACAGTCTTCTTCACGAAGGTTATTTCGTTCGGATGCAAGTATAAGTAGATAAGCAATTTCATAACCATAATCAAAAGGATCGAAGTCAGCAAAATATTCAGTCTGAGTTTCTAAGTCAAAACTTCGCCAATCGAAAGGATACTCCAAGTATTCTTCGGATTCTTCCAGAATGTATTCCGATTCTTGAATAAAAATTTCAATAAGCGCATCTATTCTATCTGCAAAGGATAAGATTATTGGATTGAATTTTTCTTTTAATTCTTCCACAAAGATTTGATCATATTCTTCGGTTTCTAAAAGGGGAATGTATTTATCATTTGTCTCTGCGATCGAATTATACAATGACATCAAAATATCAGTCAGATCCTTGATTTCTTCTTCACAAATTTTTGTCTCTGAAATGATATCCTGGATTAGTTTTCGAATATGAATGGAATCTGGAGGTGATTCCATCCAGATATTTCTGAATAGTTGAAAGAAAATATGAAATGGATTTCGTTTGGATTCTTTTAATTTAAACCAATCACAGAGTTTTTGGAATTTGGTTATGATATCGGTTTTCATATATAATTATGTTTTCAATTCTATAACAGTATCAATGCAATAAAAAGCTCACGTATTTCATAATTTTTTTTAAGTTAGATAAAAAATATTGTTACCTCCAATTTTATAGATTCAATCAAAAAATACCATTTGATCTGGAAAATAGCGGTGTCATTTCACGATTCTCATTGACATTTTAATTCAAGTAACGAATATCAAGGAAATTAGGAGTGTTTGCTCATGAAATATTTTATTGCCTTGGTTCTTGTTTTTATTTCAATATCCGCATTATTTGCTGACGGATTCAAAGCTGGTGATCGCGTGGAAGTTCTATATCCAAAGGATGGAAAATACTATTCAGGAACAATTCTCAAAATAGATAAAGCTGGATATCTCATTCATTATGATGGGTATGCAGATAGTTACAATGAAGTTGTGACACAAGAAAGATTGAAAACGATTTCGCAGATTGAAGGTGTGACCTTCCTGAAGTCAGAAAAGGGTAAATCTATTGTCGTCTCAGGCAATCTAAAAACAGGATCGATATTAGAAGATCTAGACTGGGCTGCAAGTTCCAGCATGGCATGTTGGCCGGGTAGTTTGCGAGATTTTGAATTCCAGGGCAATCAAGTTTACTACTGGACAGACCTTCCAAAAAAGTCTACTTTAGTAATCACTGTTAAGCCAAAAAATACAAAGGATCGTATTAATTTATATGCTTATTCCGGCTTTGATCCAAAATACATCGTACCAAATGTCCCAGGTGCAGTCAGTTGCGAAGCATCGTATCCTCAATATGTGGGATCTCCAGACTTATCAAAACCAAGTGAACCCCAATCAGTTGAATTGAGAGCAGTTGGTAATCCATACAGAGTGTTCATCGCGGTGTCGGGAGCAAAGAATGTTACCGAAGCAGATTATGATTTAATTCTAGAATGGAAGTAGTATAGTTTCGAAAGAACTTAAATTCAATCGGTATAAGATTGATCAATCGCTTGCCAGATCGGGTTTTATGATTTTTCTGGATATAGGTGAATGTATGCAAGACTATGCCAATCAGAATTGGGAATTATCCGATATTTGTAACAAAAAAGATTCAATCCACTCGATGGATCGACTCCGTAAAATTATGGAGATTCTTCGTAGTGAGAATGGGTGTCCATGGGATAAAGTTCAAACGCATGATTCATTAATTCCTTGCTTACTTGAAGAATCGTATGAAGTCGTAGATGCTATTGAGATGAACGATTTTGTTGGCATCAAAGAAGAATTAGGTGATCTTTTATTCCAATCAGTTTTTCATGCAAGGCTTGCGGAAGAACAGAATCTTTTTTCGATTGATGATGTGATCCATGGAATTGCTGACAAGTTGGTTCGTAGGCATCCTCACGTTTTTGCTTCAACCCAAGGTGTAGACTCGCCCGAACAAGTTGTAACACAATGGGAAGCGATAAAGCTTGAAGAAAAGCGAATGAAGGCAGAAGAAAGAAAAAAGATCGATGGTCGTTTACGATCATTAGAAAGTGATGCTACTTCAGAATTGTTGCTATCTCATATTAATGAACCAACATTAGATTCTATATTGGATTCAGTTCCGTCTGCTTTACCTGCAATTCAAAAGGCAGACAAAATTCAATCCAAGGTTTCCAAAGTAGGATTTGATTGGGAAAAATGGCAAGAACCCATTGAAAAATTATGGGAAGAGGTTTCTGAGTTGAAGAATGAATTGGATCACTTGAAAAATTTCCATAGCAATTCATCGGATGCGAAAATCAAAATCAAGGATCTTCCTTCTGATCTGATTGGTCGAATTGAAAGTGAAATGGGTGATGTTCTGTTCTCGATTGTCAATGTTGCAAGACATTTGAAACTGGATGCCGAAACTTCTCTAAGAAAAACCAATGAAAAGTTTTCAAAACGTTTTCGATACATTGAGAGAGCAAGCTCTGAAATGGGTAAATCACTGAATGATATGAATCTTAAAGAAATGGATGAGTTATGGAACCAAGCCAAAAAACTAGAATCCAAACTAGTATAAATGATTTAGAAGACATTCAAATGATTTCTACAATGATGTGGGAATCGATAGAATCTTTTTTTCGAAACAATGAAGAGAATTCTTACAGTAAATTCCCCGAATGGATTGATTACTCATATGATACTCAGGACTGGCCTAAGAAAATACAATTTGCTTTGAATAAACTCTCAACTACAAATCCGAATAAATCTTTAGATTCACAGACCAATAATTTTCAAATTATAACATCGAATATGGGTTCCGTCACTCTTCGTCCATTAGATGCAAAAAAGTATCCAATTTTTTATATGAGTCTAACTAAGTACTCTGATTCCAGCTATCTATGGGAAGATGAAAATGGAAATCGTATGGAAACAAGAGATTGGCAAAAATATTTTAGTCAGGCAATTAATAATTATTTTGCATAAATTTATTTCCCTTACTAATAGAATTCAGAATGTTTTTAATTTTATTAAAAATATTTCTTCTTCCAAAAATAGATTAGAAATCCTATCGGAAGTGCTCCAATCACGAAAAGGCTTCCATAAAATAATTTAGGATTTGCAAATGGAATCGCTTCAAAGTTCATGCCAAAAAAACCTGTAACGAACGTTAGTGGAAGGAAAATAAAGGAAACTAGAGTTAATTTTTTTACAGTTTCGTTCGTTTTCTGCGATACAAGAGAAAAATAAGCATCCAGTAAATTGCCCAATAGATCCCGTTCCAACTCGATCGATTCATGAATTCGAATCAAATGATCAAAAATATCTCGAAAATAGAATCTAACTTTTTCTGATATATACTTAGAATCATATCTTGCAAGGTATTGGAAAACATCTCTTTGAGGCGATAGAGTTCTGCGCATTCGAAGCAAAGACCGCTTAATTAGAATCATATTTTCAATTAAATTATTTCCATTCTCTTTCCACAAAGATGATTCTAGCTTTGCAATTTCTTTGGATAGACCATCCAATACAGGGAAACTGGAATCTACAATCTGATCACAGAGTAGATGTAGTATGAAATCAATTCCATTTTTTAGAACACAAAATTCACCTTGGGCATTGCGTTGCCAAATGGATTCGATTGTCGGGTCGGAATGTTGGTGAATCGTAATAAGATAGTGTTCGTTGAAGAAAAAATGGATCTCTCGAATTCTAAGAGAGTTTGGTTTGATAAAATGAATTGTATGCAATACTATAAAACTATGTTCATCATAGTCTTCTATTTTGGGTCTTTGATTTAAATTTCTAGTATCTTCGAGTGCAAGTGGATGAAGAAGAAAATTATCGGATAGGTATTTCGTTTCTTCATCAGTTATGGATTGTATATCTATCCAGATTCTATTATTCCTATTCGGAATAGAGTTTAAAGGATAGTTATCAGTGCATATTGGACTATTCGTTTGACTGTCGTATTCTAGAATTCGAATCATTATCTTGTTTTAAGTCTATTCCACTGAGAGTAAAAAAGATTGATATCTTTTTCTGA of Leptospira sp. GIMC2001 contains these proteins:
- a CDS encoding thiolase family protein, producing the protein MKVNQKIILAAPARTPFAQIGKALAKYEGHHLGRLVGAEVMKRSGLKPSDIDGVIVGEGFASAPNSARVIANLLGLPMEIPCITLANNCVSGLEAVAEATRRILLDEGKVFLVIGEESQTSMPFVVKNARLNKKTNSLDSLKKLLPDNLPEDVQLRDTLEDGLGDGETSFGMQVTAEILAQNYGLSREIQDKVAFESFKRAFEATGEGKYKPYIMEMTDDEGNKLQADEAVLLREGLVKNPTRMGRAMLMFENPQMKFDQFKEKYKSYLKKTHGPTLSIFNASPRSDGAAGLIVASADKAKELGLNALATISGFKMKGVDPNLMGLGQAEATIALLDEIGEKIENIDIIEIHEAFAATAVAALEEIKARTGLDWEKKFDDKKINPNGGSIAIGHPFGATGVRLLHNAFMDFEENPSVKKVLVTACAHGGIAGSMVVERA
- the mazG gene encoding nucleoside triphosphate pyrophosphohydrolase, whose amino-acid sequence is MIFLDIGECMQDYANQNWELSDICNKKDSIHSMDRLRKIMEILRSENGCPWDKVQTHDSLIPCLLEESYEVVDAIEMNDFVGIKEELGDLLFQSVFHARLAEEQNLFSIDDVIHGIADKLVRRHPHVFASTQGVDSPEQVVTQWEAIKLEEKRMKAEERKKIDGRLRSLESDATSELLLSHINEPTLDSILDSVPSALPAIQKADKIQSKVSKVGFDWEKWQEPIEKLWEEVSELKNELDHLKNFHSNSSDAKIKIKDLPSDLIGRIESEMGDVLFSIVNVARHLKLDAETSLRKTNEKFSKRFRYIERASSEMGKSLNDMNLKEMDELWNQAKKLESKLV
- the corA gene encoding magnesium/cobalt transporter CorA, with translation MIRILEYDSQTNSPICTDNYPLNSIPNRNNRIWIDIQSITDEETKYLSDNFLLHPLALEDTRNLNQRPKIEDYDEHSFIVLHTIHFIKPNSLRIREIHFFFNEHYLITIHQHSDPTIESIWQRNAQGEFCVLKNGIDFILHLLCDQIVDSSFPVLDGLSKEIAKLESSLWKENGNNLIENMILIKRSLLRMRRTLSPQRDVFQYLARYDSKYISEKVRFYFRDIFDHLIRIHESIELERDLLGNLLDAYFSLVSQKTNETVKKLTLVSFIFLPLTFVTGFFGMNFEAIPFANPKLFYGSLFVIGALPIGFLIYFWKKKYF